From Camelina sativa cultivar DH55 chromosome 20, Cs, whole genome shotgun sequence, the proteins below share one genomic window:
- the LOC104770469 gene encoding T-complex protein 1 subunit beta, producing MPIDKIFKDDASEEKGERARMASFVGAMAISDLVKSTLGPKGMDKILQSTGRGHAVTVTNDGATILKSLHIDNPAAKVLVDISKVQDDEVGDGTTSVVVLAGELLREAEKLVASKIHPMTIIAGYRMASECARNALLKRVINNKDNAEKFRSDLLKIAMTTLCSKILSQDKEHFAEMAVDAVFRLKGSTNLEAIQIIKKPGGSLRDSFLDEGFILDKKIGIGQPKRIENANILVANTAMDTDKVKIYGARVRVDSMTKVAEIEGAEKEKMKDKVKKIIAHGINCFVNRQLIYNFPEELFADAGILAIEHADFEGIERLGLVTGGEIASTFDNPESVKLGHCKLIEEIMIGEDKLIHFSGCEMGQACSIVLRGASHHVLDEAERSLHDALCVLSQTVNDSRVLLGGGWPEMVMAKEVDELARKTAGKKSHAIEAFSRALVAIPTTIADNAGLDSAELVAQLRAEHHNDGCNAGIDVISGSVGDMEERGIYEAFKVKQAVLLSATEASEMILRVDEIITCAPRRREDRM from the exons ATGCCG ATCGATAAGATCTTCAAAGATGATGCTAGTGAAGAGAAGGGAGAACGTGCGAGGATG GCATCATTTGTTGGTGCAATGGCTATCAGTGATCTGGTTAAGTCTACTCTAGGGCCAAAGGGAATG GATAAAATCTTACAATCTACTGGTAGAGGTCATGCGGTTACTGTTACTAACGATGGTGCTACTATTCTCAAGTCACTTCACATAGACAACCCTGCAGCTAAAGTTCTTGTTG ACATCTCTAAAGTTCAAGATGATGAGGTTGGTGATGGGACTACTTCTGTTGTTGTCTTGGCCGGTGAGCTTCTGAGGGAAGCTGAGAAGCTTGTTGCTTCTAAAATTCACCCTATGACGATCATAGCAG GTTACAGAATGGCTTCCGAATGTGCTCGCAATGCTTTACTTAAAAGAGTAATTAATAATAAGGACAACGCAG AGAAGTTTAGGTCAGACTTGCTGAAGATTGCAATGACTACCTTGTGTTCCAAAATTTTATCACAGGACAAGGAACATTTTGCAGAAATGGCTGTGGATGCTGTTTTCAGGCTTAAG GGAAGCACAAACTTGGAAGCTATCCAGATCATCAAAAAACCTGGAGGATCCCTGAGAGATTCCTTTTTGGATGAAGG GTTTATTCTTGACAAGAAGATAGGAATTGGGCAGCCAAAGCGCATAGAGAATGCAAATATCTTGGTAGCAAATACTGCTATGGACACCGATAAAGTGAAAATTTACGGTGCACGTGTCCGTGTGGATTCCATGACCAAGGTTGCTGAGATTGAAGGGGCTGAGAAGGAAAAGATGAAagacaaggtgaagaagatcaTAGCCCATGGTATCAACTGCTTTGTTAACAGGCAGCTGATCTACAATTTCCCCGAGGAACTCTTTGCGGATGCTGGTATACTTGCGATTGAGCATGCTGACTTTGAGGGGATAGAGCGTCTTGGATTGGTTACTGGTGGTGAAATCGCGTCAACCTTTGACAACCCAGAGTCTGTTAAGCTTGGGCACTGCAAGCTCATTGAAGAAATCATGATTGGTGAAGACAAGTTGATCCATTTCTCTGGTTGTGAAATGGGCCAAGCTTGTTCAATTGTCCTAAGGGGAGCTAG tCACCATGTTCTAGACGAGGCTGAAAGATCACTCCATGATGCACTATGTGTACTCTCCCAAACAGTGAATGACTCTAGAGTGTTGCTGGGAGGTGGATGGCCAGAGATGGTGATGGCAAAGGAAGTGGATGAGCTTGCAAGGAAAACTGCTGGCAAAAAATCGCATGCCATTGAAGCTTTCTCACGGGCTCTAGTGGCTATTCCAACAACAATCGCTGACAACGCTGGTTTAGACAGCGCCGAATTGGTAGCTCAGCTTCGTGCAGAGCACCACAATGATGGATGCAATGCTGGAATCGATGTCATCTCTGGATCT GTAGGAGATATGGAAGAGAGAGGAATCTATGAAGCATTCAAAGTGAAGCAAGCGGTTCTGCTTTCTGCAACAGAAGCATCAGAGATGATACTGCGAGTGGATGAGATCATTACATGTGCTCCTAGGAGGAGAGAAGACAGGATGTGA
- the LOC104770470 gene encoding protein TIFY 3B-like, which translates to MTMVKDESHASVEGGCVVAGGAAEIGGNGTEQGVLDGSVEKSIQDVRSMENISSEADASTVLPSQLTIFFGGSVTVFDGLPAEKVQEILRIAAKAMETKNSTSISPVPSPALNRAPSFSSTSNVASPAAQSFPIQPISFCRSAADLPIARRHSLQRFLEKRRDRLVNKNPYPTSDIKKTDVPIGNASIKEEELPTA; encoded by the exons ATGACTATGGTGAAAGATGAGTCACACGCTTCCGTTGAAGGCGGATGTGTTGTTGCCGGCGGCGCGGCTGAGATCGGCGGTAACGGAACCGAGCAGGGTGTCCTCGACGGATCTGTTGAGAAATCGATTCAAGATGTTAG GTCTATGGAGAACATATCATCTGAGGCAGATGCTTCAACGGTCCTTCCAAGTCAGCTTACTATTTTCTTTGGTGGGAGTGTTACTGTGTTTGATGGACTCCCAGCAGAAAAG GTTCAAGAAATCCTTCGTATTGCTGCTAAAGCCATGGAGACAAAGAATTCTACGAGCATCAGTCCTGTCCCATCGCCAGCACTTAACAGAGCTCCTTCTTTCTCAAGCACATCTAATGTAGCTTCACCAGCTGCTCAGTCATTCCCCATTCAGCCAATTTCGTTTTGCAGATCCGCGGCTG ATCTACCTATTGCAAGGAGGCATTCGCTTCAACGATTCCTCGAGAAAAGACGGGACAG ATTGGTCAACAAAAACCCTTACCCTACTTCCGACATAAAAAAGACAGATGTCCCAATAGGCAATGCCTCTATCAAGGAGGAGGAGCTTCCGACTGCTTAG
- the LOC104770471 gene encoding uncharacterized protein LOC104770471, which yields MYHCTICQIFMHPTCAMKPIPFVVDPPKNHVHPLMFFPRQTCLTCNLCGWLRQVCPTYICVRCNFVSHADCMNLPHIIKISRHHHRISFTFSFPSRLERFCGVCRQSINGDYGAYTCDTCSDYVVHPLCATWKNMWDGKELEGVPEEDDITQDIGPFEMISEGVILYFLHGHHLRLEVNILYDENKFCQACVLPIYEGNLYSCMECEFILHETCAKAPRRIQHALHLHPLKMKQFHNRDYSCCDACGRIYNGYSYGCNYKDEDCFNLDVRCASISEPFDYKGHEHPLFISLNQGVEPMCDVCKRRCLKQLNCMKCNFVVCFRCVTLPYKARYQHYDTHFLTLLWGEEVSEKDWCEVCERNLQDTGAEALCYGCNECYTAFHIECVIGAGPYIKPYSYLGGGSQNDVQTLPKSNISRPLCVFCKNRCQGKIFKIDTIIACSIECIYRLSYTIKF from the coding sequence ATGTATCATTGTACGATATGTCAGATTTTTATGCATCCAACATGTGCGATGAAACCAATACCCTTTGTTGTAGACCCACCAAAAAACCATGTTCATCCTCTCATGTTTTTCCCCAGACAAACTTGCTTAACTTGTAACCTTTGTGGTTGGCTGAGACAAGTTTGTCCCACCTACATTTGTGTCAGATGCAACTTTGTATCTCATGCTGATTGTATGAATCTCCCACACATCATCAAGATATCACGTCACCACCACCGTATCTccttcactttttcttttccatcaaGATTAGAACGGTTTTGTGGAGTTTGTCGTCAAAGTATTAACGGTGATTATGGTGCGTATACTTGTGACACGTGTAGCGATTATGTTGTTCATCCATTATGTGCTACATGGAAGAATATGTGGGATGGAAAAGAACTCGAAGGTGTaccagaagaagatgatataacACAAGATATTGGGCCATTCGAAATGATATCTGAAGGAGTGatactttattttcttcatgGCCATCATCTACGGCTCGAGGTCAATATACTTTATGACGAGAATAAATTTTGTCAAGCGTGTGTCCTTCCTATCTATGAAGGTAACTTGTATTCATGTATGGAGTGTGAGTTCATCCTCCATGAAACATGTGCTAAGGCTCCCCGTAGAATTCAACATGCCTTACATCTTCATCCCCTTAAAATGAAGCAGTTTCACAATAGAGATTATTCTTGTTGTGATGCTTGTGGTCGTATATATAATGGCTATAGCTATGGGTGCAATTACAAAGATGAAGACTGCTTTAATCTAGATGTAAGGTGTGCTTCAATTTCTGAGCCGTTTGATTACAAAGGTCATGAACATCCCTTGTTTATATCTTTAAACCAAGGAGTAGAACCTATGTGTGACGTATGCAAAAGAAGATGTCTTAAACAATTAAATTGCATGAAATGCAATTTTGTTGTATGTTTCAGGTGCGTTACCTTACCATACAAAGCAAGATATCAGCACTACGACACACACTTTCTCACGTTGTTATGGGGTGAAGAAGTAAGCGAGAAAGATTGGTGTGAGGTATGTGAACGTAATTTACAAGATACGGGAGCAGAAGCATTGTGTTACGGGTGCAACGAATGCTACACAGCTTTTCATATTGAATGCGTAATTGGTGCAGGCCCATACATAAAGCCCTATAGTTACTTAGGAGGGGGATCGCAGAATGATGTTCAGACTCTTCCCAAAAGTAATATTTCTCGACCATTATGCGTTTTTTGTAAGAATCGTTGTCAAGGGAAAATATTTAAGATAGACACCATCATAGCATGTTCTATAGAATGTATTTATAGATTGTCGTAcactataaaattttaa